One genomic region from Molothrus aeneus isolate 106 chromosome 24, BPBGC_Maene_1.0, whole genome shotgun sequence encodes:
- the KCTD20 gene encoding BTB/POZ domain-containing protein KCTD20 codes for MNGNCAGGTDWLRNLDSSCPVENRTPAAHESEESSVVLGGHSPAVPRTEGLDSECRHNTCPVNPQICSMLSAPEEPHSCHIPDGNKRQLEYFNTQERHGCCALSSSSNSQTVAPEKVTLVVDGTRFAVNPQIFTAHPDTMLGRMFGPGREYNFTRPNEKGEYEIAEGISSAVFRTVLDYYKTGIINCPDGISIPDLRDTCDYLCINFDFNTIKCQDLSALLHELSNDGAHKQFDSYLEELILPIMVDSARKGERECHIVVLTDEDTVDWDEDHPPPMGEEYSQILYSSKLYRFFKYIENRDVAKAVLKERGLKNIRIGIEGYPTCKEKVKRRPGGRSEVIYNYVQRPFIQMSWEKEEGKSRHVDFQCVRSKSLTNLVTVGDDVSEDHEVIMHHPPQVDELDRLNAPFSQMVVNDLPD; via the exons ATGAATGGGAACTGTGCTGGGGGCACAGACTGGTTGAGAAATCTGGACTCCAGTTGTCCTGTGGAAAACAGAACTCCAGCAGCCCATGAGTCAGAAGAAAGTTCTGTGGTGTTAGGaggtcacagccctgcagtTCCCAGGACTGAGG GTTTGGATTCTGAATGCCGACACAACACTTGCCCAGTAAATCCCCAGATCTGTAGCATGCTGTCTGCTCCTGAAGAACCTCACAGCTGCCATATCCCAGATGGAAATAAGAGACAGCTGGAATATTTTAATACCCAGGAACGCCATGGATGCTGTGCATTGTCTTCAAGCAGCAATTCCCAGACAGTAGCTCCAGAGAAAGTGACCCTGGTGGTGGATGGCACCCGCTTTGCAGTGAACCCCCAGATCTTCACTGCTCACCCTGACACCATGCTGGGAAG GATGTTTGGGCCAGGCAGAGAATACAATTTCACCCGGCCGAACGAGAAGGGCGAGTACGAGATCGCAGAAGGGATCAGCTCAGCCGTGTTCCGCACCGTGCTG GATTATTACAAAACCGGAATCATTAACTGCCCTGATGGGATTTCCATCCCAGACCTTCGAGACACATGTGATTACCTCTGCATAAACTTTGATTTCAACACAATCAAATGTCAAGATTTAA GTGCTCTGTTACACGAGCTCTCCAACGATGGGGCTCACAAGCAGTTTGACAGCTACCTGgaggagctgatcctgcccATCATGGTGGACAGCGCGCGGAAGGGCGAGCGCGAGTGTCACATCGTCGTGCTGACCGATGAGGACACCGTGGACTGGGATGAGGATCATCCACCTCCCATGGGAGAGGAGTATTCACAGA TCCTTTACAGTTCCAAGCTGTACAGATTCTTCAAGTACATTGAGAACCGGGATGTGGCAAAAGCCGTGTTGAAGGAACGGGGCCTGAAGAACATTCGCATTGGCATCGAAG GGTACCCCACATGCAAGGAGAAGGTGAAGAGGAGGCCTGGAGGCCGCTCTGAGGTGATCTACAACTACGTGCAGCGGCCCTTCATCCAGATGtcctgggagaaggaggagggcaAGAGCCGCCACGTGGATTTCCAGTGCGTTCGCAGCAAATCCCTGACAAACCTGGTCACGGTGGGGGACGATGTCTCGGAGGACCACGAGGTGATCATGCATCACCCCCCACAAGTGGATGAATTGGACAGGCTGAACGCCCCCTTCTCCCAAATGGTTGTTAATGATCTACCGGATTAG